The sequence GGAAGATGCGGAGAAATAACAAATAACTAATAACCAAACAAGAATAATAAATGCCAAATGACTTTTCCTGGCCCTTCTGGTTTACACTCCCAATTTATCCTTACGGGAGAAGGCGCACAATTCGCAAAGAAGTAGTTAAAAATACCATCTGGACTTTCGACCAATTACAAGGAATTTTATATGTGGTTGTGCCGATTCGCATGACTGTTGTTAAGCTCGATGGTGGTGGGCTATTGATTTATGCGCCTGTTGCACCTACGCCAGAATGTATCCGATTAGTCAATGAATTGGTGACAGAATATGGTGATGTCAAGTACATCATTTTGCCTACTATCTCTGGATTAGAGCATAAAGTTTTTGTTGGGCCCTTTGCCAGATGCTTTCCCAAAGCGCAGATATTTGTAGCACCGCATCAGTGGAGTTTCCCGCTCAATTTACCGTTGAGCTGGTTGGGCTTACCACTAGGACGGACACAAATACTCCCGGAAGATAGTAGCCAAGCGCCTTTTGCGGATGAGTTTGATTATGCGATTTTGGATGCGATTAATTTAGGGCCGGGAAGCTTTGCAGAGGTGGTATTCTTGCATAAGCGATCGCACACTTTATTAGTCACAGATATCGTGATTTCAGTACCAGATGAACCACCAGCGATCGTGCAATTAGATCCATATCCCTTATTATTCCACGCTAAGGATCAAGCCGCAGATATTGTTGCCGACACTCAAGCAAACCGCCGTCAAGGATGGCAAAGAATTTCGCTGTTTGCTTTATATTTTCGACCGAGTGTGCTGGATATTGTCGGATTGGGTCAATTAATGCTGAATGCTTTCAAAGCACCAGAGCGATCGCTTAAAAACTATTTTGGATTGTTTCCCTTCAAATGGCAACCAGACTGGCAACGCTCATTTGATGCATTGCGGGGTAATGGGCGTTTGTTTGTCGCCCCAATTCTACAAACCCTCATCCTCAACCGCGCCCCGAAAGCAACCATCGACTGGGCTGAAAAAGTAGCGAGTTGGGATTTTCAATGGATTATTCCCTGTCATTTTGACGCACCCATCAAATCAGAACCGCATCAATTTAGACAAGCATTCTCTTTTTTAGAAAAACAACCAGCCGTCAGCGCAGGTTTATTCGAGAGTAACACTTATCCGTTACCTGAAAAAGATTTTAAATTACTCAAGGAAATCGATGTAGGGTTACAAAAAAGTGGAATTGTTCCTCAAGCGAAAGATAGGGTATGAGGGATGGGGAGTGTGGGGGGTGTGGGGAGTGTGGGGGGTGTGGGGAGATGGGGGGATGGGGAGATGGGGGGATGGGGGGATGGGGGGATGGGGAGATGGGGGGATGGGGGGATGGGGGGATTAAAGCGTCAGGTTTAGAGGCTCACGTTTGAGGTTCAAAGGCTCGCGCTTGAGGTTCAAAGGCTCGCGCTTGAGGTTCAAAGGCTCGCGCTTGAGGTTCAAAGGCTCGCGCTTGAGGTTCAAAGGCTCACGCTTGAGGTTCAAAGGCTCACGCTTGAGGTTCAAAGGCTCGCGCTTGAGGTTTAAAGGCTCACGTTTGAGGTTCAAAGGCTCACGCTTGAGGTTCAAAGGCTCACGCTTGAGGTTCAAAGGCTGACGTTTGAGGTTCAAAGGCTCGCGCTTGAGGTTCAAAGGCTGACGCTTGAGGTTCAAAGGCTCGCGCTTGAGGTTCAAAGGCTCACGTTTCATCCTCCAACGCCCCATCACCCCATCTCCCCATCACCCCACCACCCCATCTCCCCATCACCCCATCACCCCACCTCCCACACCTCCCACACCTCCCACACCTCCCACACCTCCCACACTCCCATCTCCCCACCTCCCCTATTCCCTATTCAAAAATTAATACTCTGGAACCGAGGAATCAACTTCCCGACTCCAAGCGGTAATTCCACCTTTGACGTTTGTACCGACAATCCCTGCCTCTTTGAGAATGCCGAGGGCTTTAGCGGAACGTCCGCCCATTTTACAATGAGCAATTAGGCGATGACCGTTGAGTATTTCTTTTACCTTAGCGATACCGTTACCATTTTCAATCTCAGGCAAAGGTACCAACACAGAACCGGGAATTTTGGCGATATCATACTCATGAGGATTGCGGACATCCAGCAGTACAAAATCATCTGCACCACTGTCTAACAATTGCTTTAATTCCAACACCGTCATTTCTTGAATTTCTGTTTGCTGTTTCGCCTCTGCAGCTTTGGCTTGAGGAATCCCGCAAAATTGTTCGTAGTCTACCAGCTTTTCAATCACCGGGCGGATGGGGTTAGGACGCAATTTTAATTCCCGGAATTTCATATTTAAGGCGTCGTACAGCAGCAGTCGTCCGCTGAGGGTGTTACCCTTGCCAATAATAATTTTGACTGTTTCCGTCGCCTGGATGACACCAATAATTCCTGGTAATATTCCCAAAACGCCGCCTTCTGCACAAGAGGGAACTAACCCTGGTGGTGGTGGTTCGGGGTATAAGTCACGATAGTTGGGGCCATCTTCGTAATTAAATACAGTGGCTTGTCCTTCAAAGCGGAAAATTGAACCGTAGACGTTGGGTTTATTCAGCAATACGCAAGCGTCGTTAACAAGATATCTGGTGGGGAAGTTATCAGTACCATCCACTATGACATCATAAGGCTGGAGGATATCTAAGGCATTCTCTGAACTTAGGCGAGTTTCATAAAGATCAACCTGACAATAAGGGTTAATCTCATGAATACGGTTTTTTGCAGATTCAATCTTGGGTTTGTTCACCCAGGATGTACCATGAATTACTTGACGCTGCAGGTTGGAAGTATCAACGATATCAAAATCAACAATGCCGATGCGTCCAATACCAGCTGCGGCTAAATATAAAAGTAGTGGCGAACCTAATCCACCTGTACCGATACACAATACACTAGCAGCCTTGAGGCGCTTTTGCCCTTCCAGTCCAACTTCTGGCAAAATTAGGTGGCGGGAATAGCGCTCGTAATCGTCTTTAGTTAACTGAATTTCATCCAAGTTAGGATTAAGCATAGCAATTTGCTTTGGGAGCGGCGAGTATTAATACTAACGGAAAATGACGCCCGAC is a genomic window of Fortiea contorta PCC 7126 containing:
- a CDS encoding DUF4336 domain-containing protein codes for the protein MPNDFSWPFWFTLPIYPYGRRRTIRKEVVKNTIWTFDQLQGILYVVVPIRMTVVKLDGGGLLIYAPVAPTPECIRLVNELVTEYGDVKYIILPTISGLEHKVFVGPFARCFPKAQIFVAPHQWSFPLNLPLSWLGLPLGRTQILPEDSSQAPFADEFDYAILDAINLGPGSFAEVVFLHKRSHTLLVTDIVISVPDEPPAIVQLDPYPLLFHAKDQAADIVADTQANRRQGWQRISLFALYFRPSVLDIVGLGQLMLNAFKAPERSLKNYFGLFPFKWQPDWQRSFDALRGNGRLFVAPILQTLILNRAPKATIDWAEKVASWDFQWIIPCHFDAPIKSEPHQFRQAFSFLEKQPAVSAGLFESNTYPLPEKDFKLLKEIDVGLQKSGIVPQAKDRV
- the moeB gene encoding molybdopterin-synthase adenylyltransferase MoeB, which codes for MLNPNLDEIQLTKDDYERYSRHLILPEVGLEGQKRLKAASVLCIGTGGLGSPLLLYLAAAGIGRIGIVDFDIVDTSNLQRQVIHGTSWVNKPKIESAKNRIHEINPYCQVDLYETRLSSENALDILQPYDVIVDGTDNFPTRYLVNDACVLLNKPNVYGSIFRFEGQATVFNYEDGPNYRDLYPEPPPPGLVPSCAEGGVLGILPGIIGVIQATETVKIIIGKGNTLSGRLLLYDALNMKFRELKLRPNPIRPVIEKLVDYEQFCGIPQAKAAEAKQQTEIQEMTVLELKQLLDSGADDFVLLDVRNPHEYDIAKIPGSVLVPLPEIENGNGIAKVKEILNGHRLIAHCKMGGRSAKALGILKEAGIVGTNVKGGITAWSREVDSSVPEY